A DNA window from Amycolatopsis sp. DSM 110486 contains the following coding sequences:
- a CDS encoding dihydrofolate reductase family protein: MSRRPHVVLSAAQSLDGYLDDASTTRLILSNEDDFAEVDRLRADADAILVGANTVRADNPRLLVRSAELRSERVAAGRPEQPIKVTVTSTGKLDPASRFFTVGEAPKLVYAPPVAVDGLRDVATIIDAGTPPRLERILDDLGERGVRRLLVEGGGAVHTQFLEAGLADELRLAIAPLVVGDPRAPRFLGPGAFPRPLELAELRQLGNVAVLHYRAAAEPTPIDVLRLRQAIALADECPPSSTFRVGAVIAAPDGTVLATGHSGEGEPHNHAEEAALAKLRADDPRLATATMYSSLEPCSSRASHPKSCTQLILETPIPRVVIAWREPSLFVEAEGVELLAAAGRKVVEVPALASEVRRANTHLPGIRP; the protein is encoded by the coding sequence ATGAGCAGGCGTCCCCACGTCGTACTCTCCGCCGCCCAGTCGCTGGACGGCTATCTCGACGACGCGAGCACCACCCGGCTGATCCTGTCCAATGAGGACGATTTCGCCGAGGTCGACCGCCTGCGTGCCGACGCCGACGCGATCCTCGTCGGCGCCAACACGGTGCGCGCGGACAACCCGCGGCTGCTCGTGCGTTCGGCGGAGCTGCGAAGCGAGCGAGTCGCGGCAGGGCGGCCGGAGCAGCCGATCAAGGTGACGGTGACGAGCACCGGCAAGCTCGATCCGGCGTCGCGCTTCTTCACGGTCGGCGAAGCGCCGAAGCTCGTCTACGCGCCGCCGGTCGCGGTCGACGGCCTGCGCGACGTCGCCACGATCATCGACGCCGGCACCCCGCCCCGGCTCGAGCGCATCCTCGACGACCTCGGCGAACGCGGCGTCCGCCGGCTCCTCGTGGAGGGTGGCGGCGCCGTCCACACGCAGTTCCTCGAAGCCGGCCTCGCCGACGAGCTGCGCCTCGCCATCGCGCCCCTGGTGGTCGGCGACCCGCGCGCGCCGCGCTTTCTCGGCCCCGGCGCATTCCCGCGTCCGCTGGAGCTGGCCGAACTGCGCCAGCTCGGCAACGTCGCCGTGCTCCACTACCGCGCGGCCGCCGAGCCCACCCCGATCGACGTCCTGCGCCTGCGCCAGGCGATCGCGCTGGCGGACGAATGCCCGCCCAGCTCGACGTTCCGCGTCGGCGCCGTCATCGCCGCGCCCGACGGCACCGTGCTCGCCACCGGCCACTCCGGCGAGGGCGAGCCGCACAACCACGCCGAGGAAGCCGCCCTGGCCAAGCTCCGCGCGGACGACCCCCGCCTGGCCACCGCGACCATGTACAGCTCGCTCGAACCGTGCAGCTCCCGCGCTTCCCACCCGAAGAGCTGCACACAGCTGATCCTCGAAACGCCCATCCCACGCGTCGTCATCGCCTGGCGCGAGCCGTCCCTGTTCGTCGAGGCCGAGGGCGTCGAACTGCTCGCCGCGGCGGGCCGCAAGGTCGTCGAGGTGCCCGCGCTGGCCTCCGAGGTCCGCCGCGCCAACACCCACCTGCCCGGCATTCGCCCCTGA
- a CDS encoding chitinase, which produces MQRSRLAAVGLAAAAVLGTAATLSATADAQPAAAAALSNNWYASAPYLMPVSNNPPDPVTVMNATGQKAFQLAFILAPDGGGCSPTWDGKSAVSSDTAIAGVVNRIRGNGGDVSVSVGGYGGTKLGQTCGTVDATAAAYQQVVTKYGLKAIDFDLEEPEYENTTAIANELGAAKKLQADNPGLFVSVTMPGTSAGTGWFGTQLLDQAKSIGFTPNNFSIMPFDGGFNGSSAQVSALENFHGLLESHLGWDSATAYSHEGFSGMNGRSDNAEIFTLADFQTVYDYATSHHLGRFTYWAVNRDRPCTTTTDNAVCSNVTQNDWDFTKFTTRFAGATPPQTGPPTTPPTNPPGTCTAPEWQKASVYVGGNSVSHNAHKWTAKWWTQGEEPGAGGPDGVWSDNGPC; this is translated from the coding sequence ATGCAACGAAGCAGACTGGCCGCCGTCGGGCTCGCCGCCGCCGCCGTGCTCGGGACAGCCGCGACCCTGTCCGCCACGGCCGACGCCCAGCCCGCGGCCGCCGCGGCCCTGAGCAACAACTGGTACGCCTCGGCGCCGTACCTCATGCCCGTGAGCAACAACCCGCCCGACCCGGTCACGGTGATGAACGCGACCGGGCAGAAGGCGTTCCAGCTGGCCTTCATCCTCGCCCCCGACGGCGGCGGCTGCAGCCCGACGTGGGACGGCAAGTCGGCGGTCTCGTCGGACACCGCGATCGCCGGGGTCGTGAACCGCATCCGCGGCAACGGCGGCGACGTCTCGGTGTCCGTCGGCGGCTACGGCGGCACGAAGCTGGGCCAGACGTGCGGCACCGTCGACGCGACCGCCGCCGCCTACCAGCAGGTGGTGACGAAGTACGGCCTCAAGGCCATCGACTTCGACCTGGAAGAACCCGAGTACGAGAACACCACGGCGATCGCCAACGAGCTCGGCGCCGCGAAGAAGCTGCAGGCCGACAACCCGGGCCTGTTCGTGTCCGTCACGATGCCCGGCACCTCGGCCGGCACGGGCTGGTTCGGCACGCAGCTGCTCGACCAGGCCAAGTCCATCGGCTTCACACCCAACAACTTCTCGATCATGCCCTTCGACGGCGGCTTCAACGGCTCCTCGGCGCAAGTGTCCGCGCTCGAGAACTTCCACGGCCTGCTGGAAAGCCACCTCGGCTGGGACAGCGCCACCGCGTACTCGCACGAGGGCTTCTCCGGCATGAACGGCCGCTCCGACAACGCGGAGATCTTCACCCTCGCCGACTTCCAGACCGTCTACGACTACGCGACCAGCCACCACCTAGGCCGCTTCACGTACTGGGCCGTCAACCGCGACCGCCCGTGCACCACCACGACCGACAACGCCGTGTGCTCCAACGTCACCCAGAACGACTGGGACTTCACCAAGTTCACCACCCGCTTCGCCGGCGCGACGCCGCCCCAGACCGGCCCGCCGACGACCCCGCCCACCAACCCGCCGGGCACCTGCACCGCGCCCGAGTGGCAGAAAGCCTCGGTCTACGTCGGCGGCAACTCCGTCTCCCACAACGCCCACAAGTGGACCGCCAAGTGGTGGACCCAGGGCGAAGAACCCGGTGCAGGCGGCCCCGACGGCGTCTGGTCGGACAACGGCCCCTGCTGA
- a CDS encoding M50 family metallopeptidase → MTLVTGGVALLVVLVGGTPWRFARNVVTIVHEAGHALAAVLVGRRLRSIKLHSDTSGVTVSRGKPEGPGMAFTALAGYVAPSVLGLLFASLVGQDLITAVLVLVALLLLGVLIMVRNAYGVFTVVASAVVLGLVALVAPPVVQAPFAYLLTWFLLFGGVRPVVELQVKRHRGQARDSDADQLSRLTAVPAVLWVLVFVVLTVSCLLAGALWLLEPVVA, encoded by the coding sequence ATCACGCTGGTCACCGGTGGTGTCGCGTTGCTGGTGGTGCTGGTGGGCGGCACGCCGTGGCGGTTCGCGCGCAACGTGGTGACCATCGTGCACGAGGCGGGCCACGCGCTGGCCGCGGTGCTGGTCGGGCGGCGGTTGCGCTCGATCAAGCTGCACTCGGACACCTCGGGCGTCACCGTGTCGCGCGGCAAGCCGGAGGGGCCGGGCATGGCGTTCACGGCGCTGGCCGGGTACGTCGCGCCGTCGGTGCTGGGCTTGCTGTTCGCGAGCCTGGTCGGGCAGGACCTGATCACGGCCGTGCTGGTGCTGGTGGCGTTGCTGCTGCTGGGTGTGCTGATCATGGTGCGCAACGCGTACGGCGTGTTCACCGTGGTTGCGAGCGCGGTCGTGCTGGGGCTCGTGGCGCTGGTCGCGCCGCCGGTGGTGCAGGCGCCGTTCGCGTACCTGCTGACGTGGTTCCTGCTGTTCGGGGGCGTCCGGCCGGTGGTGGAGCTGCAGGTCAAGCGCCATCGCGGCCAGGCGCGCGACTCCGACGCCGACCAGCTCAGCCGCCTGACCGCGGTGCCCGCCGTGCTGTGGGTGCTGGTGTTCGTGGTGCTCACGGTGAGCTGTCTGCTGGCCGGTGCGCTGTGGCTGCTGGAGCCGGTCGTCGCGTGA
- a CDS encoding aldehyde dehydrogenase family protein: protein MDEVAKAVEECARAAKLAAPSLAKATEEAVDAALRGMAERLQTHREEVLDANRADVAKAREDGMSAGLLDRLTITPERLDGMAEQLRLLAGAPHQERSVEVSTLDGGLRLIERRRPVGVIGANYEARPNVTVDVASQLVKSRNAGVLRTGSAALGSAQRLRDTVIAPALAEAGIDPDVVQLVPRVEREAASALVRLPGLVPLVILRGSGDSTRALATEAAVHGVRTLAHADGGGVLYVDAAADAGKVRDLVSASLDRLGVCNRLNLLLVHDDVHDAVWPSITAALAERGVTPSLAPHEHAIGYEWALDSDREATVTVERVSGLDEAVEIANERTSGLAAGIATEDEVAAGAFFDGYTGTGVFWNAPTRLLDGFKLLAVPETGINLDRVPGPRGPVTYTDLYVRQYAVQPA from the coding sequence ATGGACGAGGTCGCGAAGGCCGTCGAGGAGTGCGCGCGAGCGGCGAAGCTGGCCGCGCCGTCGCTGGCCAAGGCCACCGAGGAGGCCGTGGACGCGGCGCTGCGAGGCATGGCCGAGCGCCTGCAGACGCACCGCGAGGAGGTGCTCGACGCCAACCGGGCCGACGTCGCCAAGGCGCGCGAGGACGGGATGAGCGCGGGTCTGCTCGACCGGCTCACCATCACGCCCGAGCGCCTCGACGGCATGGCCGAGCAGTTGCGGCTGCTGGCCGGCGCGCCGCACCAGGAGCGGTCCGTCGAGGTGTCCACATTGGACGGTGGGCTGCGGCTGATCGAGCGGCGCCGTCCGGTGGGCGTCATCGGCGCGAACTACGAGGCGCGGCCGAACGTGACGGTCGACGTGGCGTCGCAGCTGGTGAAGTCGCGCAACGCCGGGGTGCTGCGCACCGGGTCGGCGGCGCTGGGCTCGGCCCAGCGGCTGCGTGACACGGTGATCGCGCCGGCGCTGGCTGAGGCCGGGATCGACCCGGACGTGGTGCAGCTGGTGCCGCGCGTCGAGCGGGAGGCCGCGTCGGCGCTGGTGCGCCTACCGGGGCTGGTGCCGCTGGTGATCCTGCGCGGCAGCGGCGACAGCACGCGCGCGCTGGCCACCGAGGCGGCCGTGCACGGCGTGCGCACGCTGGCACACGCGGACGGCGGCGGCGTGCTGTACGTCGACGCGGCGGCCGACGCCGGCAAGGTGCGCGACCTCGTGTCCGCGAGCCTCGACCGGCTCGGCGTGTGCAACCGGCTCAACCTGCTGCTCGTCCACGACGACGTGCACGACGCCGTGTGGCCGTCGATCACCGCCGCGCTGGCCGAGCGCGGGGTCACGCCGTCGCTGGCGCCGCACGAGCACGCCATCGGCTACGAGTGGGCGCTGGACTCCGACCGCGAGGCGACCGTCACGGTCGAGCGCGTGAGCGGGCTCGACGAGGCCGTGGAGATCGCGAACGAGCGGACGTCGGGCCTCGCGGCGGGCATCGCCACCGAGGACGAGGTGGCGGCCGGCGCGTTCTTCGACGGCTACACCGGCACGGGCGTCTTCTGGAACGCGCCGACGCGGCTGCTCGACGGCTTCAAGCTGCTGGCCGTGCCCGAGACCGGGATCAACCTCGACCGCGTGCCGGGGCCGCGCGGGCCGGTGACCTACACCGACCTGTATGTGCGCCAGTACGCGGTCCAACCCGCATGA
- a CDS encoding M20 family metallopeptidase, translated as MTDAAPVPPDDSHLRALIEATAEAVAAAEPLGSDHTGAESGVRAAVAQEVRARADELVALSQDLHAHPEEGFTEHRSVGALAELLRAHGHEVTVGLGGLDTALRASTPDNGGPHIAVLSEYDALPGLGHACGHNVICTAGAGGFLGAAAVAEQVGGRVSLVGTPAEEGGGGKETLARAGVFDDVDAVIMLHPFSHDIALHPFLGRRQLEMVFHGVGAHASAQPFMGRNALDSAVAAYQGVSMLRQQLPSTDRVHGVFTDGGARPNVIPERAALLFYLRSADPETLRDLAKRMTAIAHGAAEMTGCGVELTWDSQPAYLPIRFNTTFAGRWSANQADTGRKPLPPGIVPEFLTGSTDLGNLSYRMPALHPMIAVSGPTVALHTKEFAEAAGSPAGDKAVVDGALGLALTAADYLADATLRQAVHDEFEASGGALDVPKFFD; from the coding sequence ATGACCGACGCCGCTCCCGTCCCGCCCGACGACTCCCACCTGCGCGCCCTGATCGAAGCCACGGCCGAAGCCGTCGCGGCCGCCGAACCCCTCGGCTCCGACCACACCGGAGCCGAGTCCGGGGTGCGCGCGGCCGTGGCACAAGAAGTGCGGGCTCGCGCCGACGAACTCGTTGCGCTGAGCCAAGACCTGCACGCCCACCCGGAAGAGGGCTTCACCGAGCACCGCTCCGTCGGTGCGCTGGCGGAGCTCCTGCGCGCCCACGGCCACGAGGTCACGGTCGGCCTCGGCGGCCTCGACACCGCCCTGCGCGCGAGCACCCCGGACAACGGCGGCCCGCACATCGCCGTGCTGTCGGAGTACGACGCGCTGCCCGGGCTCGGGCACGCGTGCGGGCACAACGTCATCTGCACCGCCGGCGCCGGCGGGTTCCTGGGCGCCGCGGCCGTGGCCGAGCAGGTCGGCGGACGCGTGTCCCTCGTCGGCACGCCCGCGGAGGAAGGCGGCGGCGGCAAGGAGACGCTCGCGCGCGCCGGGGTGTTCGACGACGTCGACGCCGTGATCATGCTCCACCCGTTCAGCCACGACATCGCGCTGCACCCGTTCCTCGGCCGGCGGCAGCTGGAGATGGTGTTCCACGGCGTCGGGGCCCACGCGTCGGCGCAGCCGTTCATGGGGCGCAACGCTCTCGACTCCGCGGTCGCGGCCTACCAGGGCGTGTCGATGCTGCGCCAGCAACTGCCTTCGACCGACCGCGTGCACGGCGTCTTCACCGACGGCGGCGCCCGGCCCAACGTGATCCCCGAACGCGCTGCGCTCCTGTTCTACCTCCGCTCGGCCGACCCCGAGACGTTGCGCGACCTCGCGAAGCGGATGACCGCGATCGCCCACGGCGCCGCCGAAATGACGGGCTGCGGCGTGGAGCTCACGTGGGATTCGCAGCCGGCGTACCTGCCGATCCGCTTCAACACCACGTTCGCCGGGCGCTGGTCGGCGAACCAGGCCGACACGGGCCGCAAGCCGCTGCCGCCGGGGATCGTGCCCGAGTTCCTCACAGGGTCCACCGATCTGGGCAATTTGTCCTACCGGATGCCCGCGCTGCACCCGATGATCGCCGTCTCCGGACCGACGGTTGCCTTGCACACCAAGGAGTTCGCCGAAGCCGCCGGCTCGCCCGCGGGCGACAAGGCCGTGGTCGACGGCGCGCTCGGCCTCGCCCTCACCGCCGCCGACTACCTCGCCGACGCGACGCTGCGCCAAGCCGTGCACGACGAGTTCGAAGCCTCGGGAGGTGCGCTCGACGTCCCGAAGTTCTTCGACTGA
- a CDS encoding class I SAM-dependent methyltransferase yields MVEHPKAQDRLADLLDAPAKTTDAGYLDVLGDAPQAGPTTGITQRVMRTTLLPQVYERYWRPMFGRLFKGPFGPSMAGEVRLATELLALEPGRIVLDVACGTGRFTRAFGAAVGKEGLAIGLDGAPSMLTRAVTETDEDGVAYLRADAVEPPFTPSTVDAICCFAALHMFAEPERALDSFARILRPGGRVVLLTSARRDWQPARVVDTAGGILSGQRMFDRGEIAAALRARGLRIVAERFAGVTQIVAGELPEAD; encoded by the coding sequence GTGGTAGAGCACCCAAAAGCCCAGGACCGTCTCGCCGATCTGCTCGACGCGCCGGCCAAGACCACGGACGCGGGTTACCTCGACGTCCTCGGCGACGCGCCCCAAGCCGGGCCCACCACGGGAATCACCCAGCGCGTGATGCGCACGACGCTGCTCCCCCAGGTCTACGAACGCTACTGGCGTCCCATGTTCGGCCGGCTGTTCAAGGGCCCGTTCGGCCCCAGCATGGCCGGCGAAGTCCGCCTCGCCACGGAGCTCCTCGCGCTCGAACCCGGTCGGATCGTGCTCGACGTCGCCTGCGGCACCGGCCGGTTCACCCGTGCTTTCGGGGCAGCCGTGGGAAAAGAGGGCCTCGCCATCGGCCTCGACGGTGCGCCCTCGATGCTCACCCGCGCCGTCACCGAGACCGATGAAGACGGAGTCGCCTACCTCCGCGCCGACGCCGTCGAACCGCCGTTCACACCCTCCACAGTGGACGCCATCTGCTGCTTCGCCGCCCTGCACATGTTCGCCGAGCCCGAACGCGCGCTGGACTCGTTCGCGCGGATCCTGCGCCCCGGCGGCCGCGTCGTGCTGCTCACGAGCGCGCGCCGCGACTGGCAACCCGCGCGAGTCGTCGACACGGCGGGCGGGATCCTCAGCGGGCAGCGGATGTTCGACCGCGGCGAGATCGCCGCCGCCTTGCGCGCCCGGGGTCTCCGCATCGTCGCCGAGCGGTTCGCGGGCGTCACCCAGATCGTCGCCGGCGAGCTGCCCGAGGCGGACTGA
- the cobN gene encoding cobaltochelatase subunit CobN yields MILLLSTSDTDLLSARASEGEFRLANPARLDVADLPGLLDGAPIVVVRILGTPRSWQEGLDTLRASGSHVVVLGGEQTPDAELMKLSTVPAGIAAEAHAYLAQGGPENLTQLHRFLSDTLLLTGDGFEPPAQLPSWGVLERASSGPADGPVVGILYYRAHHLSGNTGFVHALADAIEAAGGRALPIHCASLRNREPEMMAELGRADALLVTVLAAGGTRPSEAGAGGDDEAWDVAEMAGLDIPILQALCLTSDRATWSASDEGLSPLDAGNQMAVPEFDGRLITVPFSFKEFDEDGLPRYVADAERASRVAGIALAHARLRHTPPASRRIALMLSAYPTKHSRVGNAVGLDTPASAIKLLRLMRSEGYDLGADAFPGVEPTGTDQPDGDALIHALIAAGGQDPEWLTEEQLSGNPIRVPAARYRSWFAELPAELREAMEEHWGPAPGSLYVDTSANPEGDIVLASLQSGNVVIMIQPPRGFGENPVAIYHNPDLPPSHHYLAAYRWLEEEFGAHAVVHLGKHGSLEWLPGKTAGLSASCAPDAVLGNLPLIYPFLINDPGEGAQAKRRAHATIVDHLIPPMARAESYGDLARLEQLMDEHANIAAMDPAKLPAIRAQIWTLIQAAKLDHDLGVAERPHDVEFDDFLLHIDGWLCEVKDAQIRDGLHILGEAPVGEARVNLVLAMLRAQQMWGGKQGAVPGLRSALGLKENSDAPLSEVDAIETTARSLVVAMEARSWAASAVPAVVSEVLGTADAEVSRVLTFAASEIVPRLAGTSGEISAVLHALDGGYIPAGPSGSPLRGLVNVLPTGRNFYTVDPKAIPSRLAWETGQALADSLLRRYRDDTGSWPTSVGLSVWGTSAMRTSGDDAAEVLALLGVQPVWDEASRRVTGLEAIPLAELGRPRIDVTVRISGFFRDAFPHVITLLDDAVRLVAALDEPASENFVRAHVSADLATHGDARRATTRIFGSKPGAYGAGLLPLMDSGNWRDDKDLAEVYAVWGGFAYGRDLDGRPAREDMEQSYRRIVVAAKNTDTREHDIADSDDYFQYHGGMIATVRALTGSAPASYIGDSTTPDAVRTRTLGEETARVFRARVVNPRWLSAMRRHGYKGAFELAATVDYLFGFDATAGVVGDWMYEKLSESYVLDAENQDFLRQANPWALRGIIERLTEAADRGLWSDPDPDLMAQLRDVYLTLEGDLEGE; encoded by the coding sequence GTGATCCTGTTGCTGTCCACTTCGGACACCGATCTGCTCAGCGCCCGGGCCAGCGAGGGCGAGTTTCGGCTCGCGAACCCCGCCCGGCTCGACGTCGCGGACCTGCCGGGGCTGCTGGACGGCGCGCCGATCGTCGTGGTCCGGATCCTGGGCACGCCGCGGTCGTGGCAGGAGGGCCTCGACACGCTGCGCGCGTCGGGCTCGCACGTGGTGGTGCTGGGCGGTGAGCAGACGCCGGACGCGGAGCTGATGAAGCTCTCCACCGTGCCGGCGGGCATCGCGGCCGAGGCGCACGCCTACCTCGCGCAGGGCGGGCCGGAGAACCTCACGCAGCTGCACCGGTTCCTGTCCGACACGCTGCTGCTGACCGGCGACGGTTTCGAGCCGCCCGCGCAGCTGCCGTCGTGGGGGGTGCTGGAGCGCGCTTCTTCGGGCCCGGCGGACGGTCCGGTCGTCGGGATCCTCTACTACCGCGCGCACCACCTGTCCGGGAACACCGGGTTCGTCCACGCGCTGGCCGACGCGATCGAGGCCGCGGGCGGGCGCGCGCTGCCGATCCACTGCGCGTCGCTGCGCAACCGCGAGCCGGAGATGATGGCCGAACTGGGTCGGGCCGACGCGCTGCTGGTCACAGTGCTGGCGGCGGGCGGCACGCGGCCCTCGGAGGCCGGCGCGGGTGGCGACGACGAGGCGTGGGACGTCGCGGAGATGGCGGGGCTCGACATCCCGATCCTGCAGGCGCTGTGCCTCACCAGCGACCGCGCGACGTGGTCGGCGAGCGACGAGGGCCTGTCGCCGCTGGACGCCGGCAACCAGATGGCCGTGCCGGAGTTCGACGGCCGGCTGATCACGGTGCCGTTCTCGTTCAAGGAGTTCGACGAAGACGGCCTGCCGCGCTATGTCGCCGACGCCGAGCGCGCTTCGCGGGTGGCCGGGATCGCCCTGGCGCACGCGCGGCTGCGGCACACGCCTCCCGCGTCCCGGCGCATCGCGCTGATGCTCTCGGCGTACCCGACGAAGCACTCGCGGGTGGGCAACGCCGTGGGGCTGGACACGCCGGCGTCGGCGATCAAGCTGCTGCGGCTCATGCGTTCGGAGGGTTACGACCTGGGCGCCGACGCGTTCCCCGGCGTCGAGCCGACGGGCACCGACCAGCCGGACGGCGACGCGTTGATCCACGCGCTGATCGCCGCGGGCGGGCAGGACCCGGAGTGGCTGACGGAGGAACAGCTCTCGGGCAACCCGATCCGGGTCCCCGCGGCGCGGTACCGCTCGTGGTTCGCCGAGTTGCCCGCAGAGCTGCGTGAGGCGATGGAGGAGCACTGGGGTCCCGCGCCGGGCTCTCTGTATGTCGACACATCGGCAAATCCCGAGGGCGACATCGTGCTGGCGTCGCTCCAGTCGGGCAACGTCGTGATCATGATCCAGCCGCCGCGCGGGTTCGGCGAGAACCCCGTGGCGATTTACCACAACCCGGACCTGCCGCCGAGCCACCACTACCTCGCCGCGTACCGCTGGCTGGAGGAGGAGTTCGGCGCGCACGCCGTGGTGCACCTGGGCAAACACGGTTCGCTGGAGTGGCTGCCGGGCAAGACGGCGGGCCTGTCGGCGTCCTGCGCGCCCGACGCCGTTCTGGGCAACCTGCCGCTGATCTACCCGTTCCTCATCAACGACCCGGGCGAGGGCGCGCAGGCGAAACGGCGGGCACACGCCACGATCGTCGACCACCTGATCCCGCCGATGGCGCGCGCCGAGTCCTACGGCGACCTCGCGCGGCTCGAGCAGCTGATGGACGAGCACGCGAACATCGCCGCGATGGACCCGGCCAAGCTGCCGGCCATCCGCGCCCAGATCTGGACGCTCATCCAGGCGGCGAAGCTCGACCACGACCTGGGCGTCGCCGAGCGCCCGCACGACGTGGAGTTCGACGACTTCCTGCTGCACATCGACGGCTGGCTCTGCGAGGTGAAGGACGCGCAGATCCGCGACGGCCTGCACATCCTCGGCGAGGCCCCCGTCGGCGAGGCGCGCGTGAACCTCGTGCTGGCGATGCTGCGGGCCCAGCAGATGTGGGGCGGCAAGCAGGGGGCGGTGCCGGGGCTGCGTTCGGCGTTGGGGCTGAAGGAGAACTCCGACGCCCCGCTGTCCGAAGTGGACGCGATCGAGACCACGGCGCGGTCGCTGGTGGTGGCGATGGAAGCGCGTTCGTGGGCTGCGTCGGCCGTGCCCGCCGTGGTCTCCGAAGTTCTGGGCACTGCGGACGCGGAAGTCTCGCGGGTGCTGACGTTCGCGGCTTCCGAGATCGTCCCCCGGCTGGCGGGTACCTCGGGCGAGATCTCCGCGGTGCTGCACGCTCTCGACGGCGGTTACATCCCGGCCGGGCCGAGTGGTTCGCCGTTGCGCGGCTTGGTGAACGTGCTGCCGACCGGGCGGAACTTCTACACCGTCGACCCGAAGGCCATCCCGAGCCGCCTGGCGTGGGAGACCGGCCAGGCACTGGCCGACTCGCTGTTGCGCCGCTACCGCGACGACACCGGCTCGTGGCCGACGTCGGTGGGGCTCTCGGTCTGGGGCACCTCGGCGATGCGCACCTCCGGCGACGACGCCGCGGAAGTGCTGGCGCTGCTGGGCGTGCAGCCGGTGTGGGACGAGGCTTCGCGGCGCGTCACCGGCCTGGAGGCCATTCCGCTGGCCGAGCTGGGCCGCCCGCGCATCGACGTCACGGTGCGCATCAGCGGCTTCTTCCGCGACGCTTTCCCCCACGTGATCACTTTGCTGGACGACGCCGTCCGACTGGTGGCAGCTTTGGACGAGCCTGCTTCGGAGAACTTCGTCCGCGCCCACGTCTCCGCGGACTTGGCCACGCACGGCGATGCTCGCCGCGCGACCACCCGCATCTTCGGCTCGAAACCCGGCGCCTACGGTGCCGGCCTGCTGCCCCTGATGGACTCCGGCAACTGGCGCGACGACAAGGACCTGGCCGAGGTCTACGCCGTCTGGGGCGGCTTCGCCTACGGCCGCGACCTCGACGGCCGCCCCGCGCGCGAAGACATGGAGCAGTCCTACCGGCGCATCGTCGTGGCCGCCAAGAACACCGACACGCGCGAACACGACATCGCCGACTCCGACGACTACTTCCAGTACCACGGCGGCATGATCGCCACCGTTCGCGCGCTGACGGGCTCCGCGCCCGCGTCGTACATCGGCGACAGCACCACCCCGGACGCCGTCCGCACCCGCACCCTGGGCGAAGAAACGGCGCGCGTGTTCCGCGCCCGCGTGGTCAACCCGCGCTGGCTCTCGGCCATGCGCCGCCACGGCTACAAGGGCGCCTTCGAACTCGCCGCCACGGTCGATTACCTCTTCGGCTTCGACGCCACCGCCGGCGTCGTGGGCGACTGGATGTACGAAAAGCTGTCCGAGTCGTACGTGCTGGACGCCGAAAACCAGGACTTCCTGCGCCAGGCCAACCCGTGGGCCCTGCGCGGCATCATCGAGCGCCTCACCGAAGCCGCCGACCGCGGCCTCTGGTCCGACCCGGACCCCGACCTGATGGCCCAACTGCGCGACGTCTACCTCACCCTCGAAGGCGACCTCGAAGGCGAGTGA
- a CDS encoding DNA-3-methyladenine glycosylase — MTAPILLPIDVPTGEIAVRGPFDLCAASLYLAGFGPAARPDAASEPGVLRLAFPVDGVWTHAGAAIRQRSPGTVEVEVSAPVDLAARVMGQVSRMLSLDVDASGLPDIDLRDSVAARLRAAHPGLRPVLFSSPYEAACWSVLSQGMRFTTAIRRRRVLAERHGAIIDVGEYQVVSFPAPAVLAELASEDGLADFRVARLRSVAQATADGRLDPAELRALPIPDALAHLRAIPGIGAFSAEQILLRGAGHPDLFPRADGRLHEAMRDEYGLPATTPASELIPLADDWRPYRSWIALLFRATLDAVPPDPDAASSAEEVVTGSAAL; from the coding sequence ATGACCGCACCGATCCTGCTGCCCATCGACGTGCCGACCGGCGAGATAGCCGTGCGCGGACCGTTCGACCTGTGCGCCGCGAGCCTCTACCTGGCCGGCTTCGGCCCGGCCGCCCGGCCCGACGCCGCCTCGGAGCCGGGTGTGCTGCGGTTGGCCTTTCCCGTGGACGGCGTCTGGACCCACGCCGGAGCCGCGATCCGCCAGAGATCGCCCGGCACGGTGGAGGTGGAGGTCTCCGCGCCGGTCGACCTGGCGGCGCGCGTGATGGGCCAGGTGAGCCGCATGCTCTCCCTCGACGTCGACGCCTCCGGACTGCCCGACATCGACCTGCGCGACTCCGTCGCCGCCCGCTTGCGCGCTGCCCATCCGGGTTTGCGCCCCGTGCTGTTCTCCTCGCCCTACGAAGCCGCCTGCTGGTCCGTGCTCTCCCAAGGCATGCGCTTCACCACGGCCATCCGGCGCCGCCGCGTGCTCGCCGAACGCCACGGCGCCATCATCGACGTCGGCGAATACCAAGTGGTCTCGTTCCCCGCACCCGCGGTCCTGGCCGAGCTCGCCTCGGAAGACGGCCTGGCCGACTTCCGCGTCGCCCGCCTGCGCTCCGTCGCCCAAGCCACCGCCGACGGCCGCCTCGACCCTGCCGAGCTTCGCGCGCTTCCCATCCCCGACGCCCTCGCGCACCTGCGCGCCATCCCCGGCATCGGCGCCTTCTCCGCCGAACAAATCCTCCTGCGCGGCGCGGGGCACCCCGACCTCTTCCCCCGCGCCGACGGCCGCCTGCACGAAGCCATGCGCGACGAGTACGGCCTCCCGGCCACGACCCCGGCCTCCGAACTGATCCCCCTGGCCGACGACTGGCGCCCCTACCGCAGCTGGATCGCCTTGCTGTTCCGGGCCACCCTCGACGCCGTCCCGCCAGACCCCGACGCGGCTTCCTCGGCTGAGGAGGTGGTTACGGGCTCGGCCGCACTGTGA